In a genomic window of Magnolia sinica isolate HGM2019 chromosome 14, MsV1, whole genome shotgun sequence:
- the LOC131225831 gene encoding uncharacterized protein LOC131225831 produces the protein MTRFCQCPILVLMTCFSRFEPFDTYISCMHLASSPSSKNARFCSYFPLMVGPILPHTHLILHNAAYGGAFWLGCMWCLLISRHPTTTLQSTGWTGKLLGLAEYGLRGLSCRY, from the exons ATGACACGTTTCTGCCAATGCCCCATACTTGTTCTCATGACTTGCTTCTCCAGGTTCGAGCCGTTTGACACATACATCTCTTGCATGCATCTGGCCTCATCTCCATCGAGCAAAAATG CCAGGTTTTGTTCTTATTTTcccctcatggtggggcccatcttgcccCACACTCACCTGATTTTGCACAATGCTGCATATGGAGGTGCTTTTTGGCTAGGGTGCATGTGGTGCTTGTTAATCTCTAGACATCCAACAACTACATTGCAGTCCACTGGATGGACTGGAAAATTGCTAGGTTTGGCCGAGTATGGACTGAGGGGTCTCTCTTGCAG aTACTGA